Proteins encoded in a region of the Gymnogyps californianus isolate 813 unplaced genomic scaffold, ASM1813914v2 HiC_scaffold_300, whole genome shotgun sequence genome:
- the GCK gene encoding hexokinase-4, translating into MLDHRARMESGRKEKVERILSEFRLKEEDLKKVMYRMQKEMDRGLKLETHEEASVKMLPTYVRSTPEGSEVGDFLSLDLGGTNFRVMLVKVGEGEEGQWKVKTKHQMYSIPEDAMTGTAEMLFDYISECISDFLDKHQMKHKKLPLGFTFSFPVRHEDIDKGILLNWTKGFKASGAEGNNVVGLLRDAIKRRGDFEMDVVAMVNDTVATMISCYYEDHRCEVGMIVGTGCNACYMEEMQNVELVEGDEGRMCVNTEWGAFGASGELDEFLLEYDRVVDETSLNPGQQLYEKIIGGKYMGEIVRLVLLKLVDENLLFNGEASEKLKTRGTFETRFMSQIESDSDDRKQIYNILTAFELLPSGTDCDIVRMVCESVSTRAAQMCSAGLAGVINRMRESRSQETLKITVGVDGSVYKLHPSFKDRFHATVRQLTPGCDITFIQSEEGSGRGAALISAVACKMACMMGQ; encoded by the exons ATGCTGGATCACCGAGCCAGGATGGAGAGCggcaggaaggagaag GTGGAGCGGATCCTGTCGGAGTTCCGGCTGAAGGAGGAGGACCTGAAGAAGGTGATGTACCGGATGCAAAAAGAGATGGACCGAGGGCTCAAGCTGGAGACGCACGAGGAAGCCTCCGTCAAAATGCTGCCCACCTACGTCCGCTCCACACCCGAGGGCTCAG AGGTCGGAGATTTCCTGTCGCTGGACCTCGGCGGCACCAATTTCCGCGTGATGCTGGTGAAAGTGGGcgagggggaggaagggcagtGGAAGGTGAAGACGAAGCACCAGATGTACTCCATCCCGGAGGATGCCATGACAGGGACAGCCGAGATG CTCTTCGACTACATCTCCGAGTGCATCTCCGATTTCCTGGACAAGCACCAGATGAAGCACAAAAAGCTGCCCCTGGgcttcaccttctccttccccgTGCGGCACGAGGACATCGACAAG GGCATCCTCCTGAATTGGACCAAGGGCTTCAAAGCCTCCGGCGCGGAAGGGAACAACGTGGTCGGGCTCCTGAGAGACGCCATCAAACGGCGAGGG gacTTCGAGATGGACGTGGTGGCGATGGTGAACGACACGGTGGCCACGATGATCTCCTGCTACTACGAAGATCACCGGTGCGAGGTTGGGATGATTGTGG GGACGGGCTGCAACGCCTGCTACATGGAGGAGATGCAGAACGTGGAGCTGGTGGAAGGCGACGAGGGGCGGATGTGCGTCAACACGGAGTGGGGGGCCTTCGGCGCCTCGGGGGAGCTGGACGAGTTCCTCCTGGAGTACGACCGCGTGGTGGACGAGACCTCACTTAACCCCGGTCAGCAACT CTACGAGAAGATCATCGGGGGGAAGTACATGGGGGAGATCGTCCGGCTGGTGCTGCTGAAGCTGGTGGACGAGAACCTGCTCTTCAACGGGGAGGCCTCCGAGAAGCTCAAGACCCGCGGGACCTTCGAGACCCGCTTCATGTCACAGATCGAGAG CGACTCCGACGACCGCAAGCAGATCTACAACATCCTGACGGCCTTCGAGCTGCTGCCCTCGGGCACGGACTGTGACATCGTGCGGATGGTCTGCGAGAGCGTCTCCACCCGCGCCGCCCAGATGTGCTCGGCCGGGCTCGCCGGCGTCATCAACCGCATGCGGGAAAGCCGGAGCCAGGAGACCCTCAAAATCACCGTGGGGGTCGACGGCTCCGTCTACAAGCTCCATCCCAG CTTCAAGGACCGCTTCCACGCCACGGTTCGGCAGCTGACGCCCGGCTGCGACATCACCTTCATCCAGTCGGAGGAAGGCagcgggcgcggggccgcgcTCATCTCAGCCGTCGCCTGCAAAATGGCCTGCATGATGGGGCAGTGA
- the MYL7 gene encoding myosin regulatory light chain 2, atrial isoform, which yields MPLKASRRAGTCGAVAAARRAQRGSSSDFSVFQPSQIQEFKEAFSCIDQNRDGIVTKADLKETYWQLGKTNMSDEELEERLKEGKGPINFTVFLRLFGEKLNGADPEESILNAFKLFDPAGTSTVNKDEFKQLLLSQADKFSPEEAEQTFAVTPVDASGNIDCMSLCYVITHGDEKED from the exons ATGCCCCTGAAG GCCAGCAGGAGGGCGGGCACGTGCGGCGCGGTGGCAGCGGCCAGGCGGGCACAGCGCGGCTCCTCCAGCGACTTCTCCGTGTTCCAGCCCTCGCAGATCCAGGAGTTCAAGGAG GCCTTCAGCTGCATCGACCAGAACCGGGACGGGATCGTCACCAAGGCGGACCTGAAGGAGACCTACTGGCAGCTGG GGAAGACGAACATGAGCGacgaggagctggaggagaggctgaaggaggggaaggggcccATTAACTTCACCGTCTTCCTGAGGCTCTTCGGGGAGAAGCTGAACG GCGCCGACCCCGAGGAGTCCATCCTCAACGCCTTCAAGCTCTTCGACCCCGCCGGCACCAGCACCGTGAACAAGGATGA GTTTAAGCAGCTCCTCCTGAGCCAGGCGGATAAATTCTCCCCGGAGGAG GCGGAGCAGACGTTCGCGGTGACGCCCGTCGACGCCTCGGGGAACATCGACTGCATGTCCCTGTGCTACGTCATCACCCACGGGGACGAGAAGGAGGACTGA